Proteins co-encoded in one Salvia splendens isolate huo1 chromosome 4, SspV2, whole genome shotgun sequence genomic window:
- the LOC121799029 gene encoding S-adenosylmethionine synthase 3-like isoform X1, whose translation MNLQLTYRENTADNRRSSPRQSAGNILRPLVSHYAASLILPHINLQISASSFARRSDMDTFLFTSESVNEGHPDKLCDQVSDAILDACLEQDPESKVACETCTKTNMVMVFGEITTKATVDYEKIVRDTCRGIGFTSPDVGLDADNCKVLVNIEQQSPDIAQGVHGHLTKKPEEIGAGDQGHMFGYATDETPELMPLTHVLATKLGAKLTEVRKNKTCAWLRPDGKTQVTVEYRNEGGAMVPIRVHTVLISTQHDETVTNDQIAADLKEHVIKPVIPEQYLDDKTIFHLNPSGRFVIGGPHGDAGLTGRKIIIDTYGGWGAHGGGAFSGKDPTKVDRSGAYIVRQAAKSIVASGLARRCIVQVSYAIGVAEPLSVFVDTYKTGTIPDKDILSLIKENFDFRPGMMAINLDLLRGGNFRYQKTAAYGHFGRDDPDFTWETVKVLKPKA comes from the exons ATGAATTTACAACTCACCTACCGCGAGAATACAGCAGACAACCGTCGATCGAGCCCCCGGCAGTCAGCTGGCAACATCTTAAGGCCTCTAG TCTCTCACTACGCTGCTTCTCTCATCCTTCCTCATATCAATCTGCAGATCTCGGCCTCTTCTTTTGCCAGAAG ATCCGATATGGATACCTTCCTGTTCACCTCAGAGTCTGTCAATGAAGGACACCCTGACAAGCTCTGCGATCAAGTCTCGGATGCCATTCTTGATGCTTGCCTAGAACAGGACCCCGAGAGCAAAGTCGCTTGTGAGACTTGCACGAAAACCAACATGGTCATGGTCTTTGGTGAGATCACAACCAAGGCTACGGTTGACTATGAAAAGATAGTTCGTGATACCTGCAGAGGGATCGGGTTCACATCACCAGATGTTGGCCTCGATGCTGATAACTGCAAGGTCCTTGTCAACATTGAGCAACAGAGCCCTGATATTGCCCAAGGAGTTCACGGTCACCTCACCAAGAAACCTGAAGAGATTGGAGCTGGTGACCAAGGGCACATGTTCGGCTATGCCACTGATGAAACACCAGAGCTGATGCCGCTCACTCACGTCCTTGCGACCAAGCTCGGGGCCAAACTCACGGAAGTGAGGAAGAACAAGACCTGTGCTTGGTTGAGACCTGATGGCAAGACACAAGTTACTGTTGAGTACAGAAACGAAGGAGGTGCCATGGTTCCTATTAGAGTTCACACAGTCCTCATCTCTACCCAGCATGATGAGACTGTTACAAATGATCAGATTGCAGCTGACTTGAAGGAGCATGTCATCAAGCCCGTGATTCCTGAACAGTATCTTGATGACAAGACCATCTTCCATCTCAACCCATCTGGCCGGTTCGTGATTGGTGGTCCCCATGGAGATGCTGGTCTTACGGGTAGGAAGATCATTATTGACACCTACGGTGGGTGGGGTGCTCATGGTGGTGGTGCTTTCTCTGGCAAAGATCCAACCAAGGTGGACAGAAGTGGAGCATACATTGTGAGGCAAGCAGCTAAGAGTATCGTGGCATCTGGTCTTGCCCGTAGATGCATTGTGCAAGTGTCGTATGCTATTGGAGTAGCAGAGCCACTGTCTGTGTTTGTTGATACATACAAGACGGGGACAATCCCAGACAAGGATATTCTGAGCCTTATCAAGGAGAACTTCGACTTCAGGCCAGGAATGATGGCCATCAACCTAGACTTGCTGAGAGGAGGAAACTTCAGGTACCAGAAGACTGCTGCTTATGGTCACTTTGGCCGCGATGATCCCGACTTCACCTGGGAGACTGTCAAGGTCCTCAAGCCTAAAGCTTGA
- the LOC121799029 gene encoding S-adenosylmethionine synthase 3-like isoform X2, translated as MSDSIGFGSINTLASFQSLTTLLLSSFLISICRSRPLLLPEESITDASLIVISRSDMDTFLFTSESVNEGHPDKLCDQVSDAILDACLEQDPESKVACETCTKTNMVMVFGEITTKATVDYEKIVRDTCRGIGFTSPDVGLDADNCKVLVNIEQQSPDIAQGVHGHLTKKPEEIGAGDQGHMFGYATDETPELMPLTHVLATKLGAKLTEVRKNKTCAWLRPDGKTQVTVEYRNEGGAMVPIRVHTVLISTQHDETVTNDQIAADLKEHVIKPVIPEQYLDDKTIFHLNPSGRFVIGGPHGDAGLTGRKIIIDTYGGWGAHGGGAFSGKDPTKVDRSGAYIVRQAAKSIVASGLARRCIVQVSYAIGVAEPLSVFVDTYKTGTIPDKDILSLIKENFDFRPGMMAINLDLLRGGNFRYQKTAAYGHFGRDDPDFTWETVKVLKPKA; from the exons ATGAGCGATTCCATTGGATTCGGATCTATAAATACACTTGCCTCATTTCAGTCTCTCACTACGCTGCTTCTCTCATCCTTCCTCATATCAATCTGCAGATCTCGGCCTCTTCTTTTGCCAGAAG AATCTATAACTGACGCATCGCTGATCGTGATTTCCAGATCCGATATGGATACCTTCCTGTTCACCTCAGAGTCTGTCAATGAAGGACACCCTGACAAGCTCTGCGATCAAGTCTCGGATGCCATTCTTGATGCTTGCCTAGAACAGGACCCCGAGAGCAAAGTCGCTTGTGAGACTTGCACGAAAACCAACATGGTCATGGTCTTTGGTGAGATCACAACCAAGGCTACGGTTGACTATGAAAAGATAGTTCGTGATACCTGCAGAGGGATCGGGTTCACATCACCAGATGTTGGCCTCGATGCTGATAACTGCAAGGTCCTTGTCAACATTGAGCAACAGAGCCCTGATATTGCCCAAGGAGTTCACGGTCACCTCACCAAGAAACCTGAAGAGATTGGAGCTGGTGACCAAGGGCACATGTTCGGCTATGCCACTGATGAAACACCAGAGCTGATGCCGCTCACTCACGTCCTTGCGACCAAGCTCGGGGCCAAACTCACGGAAGTGAGGAAGAACAAGACCTGTGCTTGGTTGAGACCTGATGGCAAGACACAAGTTACTGTTGAGTACAGAAACGAAGGAGGTGCCATGGTTCCTATTAGAGTTCACACAGTCCTCATCTCTACCCAGCATGATGAGACTGTTACAAATGATCAGATTGCAGCTGACTTGAAGGAGCATGTCATCAAGCCCGTGATTCCTGAACAGTATCTTGATGACAAGACCATCTTCCATCTCAACCCATCTGGCCGGTTCGTGATTGGTGGTCCCCATGGAGATGCTGGTCTTACGGGTAGGAAGATCATTATTGACACCTACGGTGGGTGGGGTGCTCATGGTGGTGGTGCTTTCTCTGGCAAAGATCCAACCAAGGTGGACAGAAGTGGAGCATACATTGTGAGGCAAGCAGCTAAGAGTATCGTGGCATCTGGTCTTGCCCGTAGATGCATTGTGCAAGTGTCGTATGCTATTGGAGTAGCAGAGCCACTGTCTGTGTTTGTTGATACATACAAGACGGGGACAATCCCAGACAAGGATATTCTGAGCCTTATCAAGGAGAACTTCGACTTCAGGCCAGGAATGATGGCCATCAACCTAGACTTGCTGAGAGGAGGAAACTTCAGGTACCAGAAGACTGCTGCTTATGGTCACTTTGGCCGCGATGATCCCGACTTCACCTGGGAGACTGTCAAGGTCCTCAAGCCTAAAGCTTGA
- the LOC121799028 gene encoding FAD synthase-like isoform X1, which yields MEIDRAIKECDDKRLKTKYNNAIYVIQRALALYSVEEVALSFNGGKDSTVLLHLLRAGYYLHMAGKNQSFGNHGDGETTLPIRTIYFESPTVFPEINSFTYETASIFRLQMDIVRSDFKSGLEALLKAKPIRAFFLGVRIGDPTAVGQEQFSPSSPGWPPFMRVNPILDWSYRDVWEFLLTCKVSYCSLYDQGYTSIGSIHNTVPNALLSLSKSTSSEDKFKPAYMLSDGRLERAGRAKSFISQPSSAAVKGFKNEDYFMKSMFTASVIAVGEEILFGTVEDPMRSILSRKLHSIGWAVSHVAVIRNDIDSVADEVERQKSMTDMVFIYGGFGPLPSDVTAAGVAKAFGVRMALEKEFEECLQNLIGEKCTVERNEMAKLPEGITELLHHENLSLPLIKCQNVIILNATNVKELEQEWDCLIELMRSCGYLQMTGPFVSKRLATMLSDVEIAEPLSEICMEFPDLVIGGYRESRSGPVVVTFKGKDKARSSAAIAALRKKFHHGAFSEID from the exons ATGGAGATTGACAGAGCAATTAAAGAATGCGATGATAAAAGGTTGAAGACAAAGTACAACAATGCCATCTATGTTATCCAAAGGGCTCTTGCACTTTACTC TGTTGAAGAGGTTGCCTTAAGCTTCAATGGAGGGAAAGATTCAACT GTTTTGTTGCACCTTCTTAGGGCTGGCTATTATTTGCATATGGCTGGGAAGAATCAGTCCTTTGGGAATCATGGAGATGGTGAAACCACATTGCCAATAAGGACAATTTATTTTGAGAGCCCAACTGTTTTCCCTGAAATCAATTCATTCACTTATGAAACAGCTTCTAT TTTCAGATTGCAAATGGACATTGTCCGCTCAGATTTCAAATCTGGCCTGGAGGCTCTTTTAAAAGCTAAGCCCATTAGAGCTTTTTTTCTTGGTGTTCGAATTGGTGATCCGACTGCA GTAGGGCAAGAGCAGTTCTCCCCTAGCTCACCTGGTTGGCCACCATTCATGAGAGTGAATCCCATCTTGGATTGGTCTTACAG AGATGTTTGGGAATTTCTCTTGACTTGCAAGGTCTCGTACTGCAGTCTCTATGATCAAGG TTACACTTCAATTGGTAGCATTCATAACACAGTTCCTAATGCACTGTTGTCCCTGAGCAAATCCACCAGCAGTGAAGATAAATTTAAACCTGCTTATATGCTTTCTGATGGAAGATTGGAAAGAGCTGGGAGAGCTAAAAGTTTCATTTCTCAGCCATCGTCTGCTGCTGTTAAGGGCTTCAAAAATGAGGATTATTTCATGAAAAGCATGTTTACAGCCTCGGTCATTGCTGTGGGTGAAGAAATCCT GTTTGGCACAGTTGAGGATCCAATGAGATCCATATTGTCCAGAAAGCTTCATTCCATAGGCTGGGCTGTTTCACATGTTGCTGTTATCAGAAATGAT ATTGATTCTGTTGCGGATGAAGTTGAGAGACAAAAGTCTATGACTGATATG GTTTTCATATATGGAGGTTTTGGTCCATTACCATCTGATGTTACTGCAGCTGGTGTCGCCAAGGCTTTCGGTGTCCGCATG GCCCTTGAAAAAGAATTTGAAGAATGCCTACAGAATCTTATAGGGGAAAAGTGCACAGTTGAGAGGAATGAG ATGGCTAAGTTGCCTGAAGGAATCACTGAGCTGTTGCATCATGAAAATCTGAGTTTGCCTTTG ATCAAGTGCCAAAATGTGATCATTCTTAATGCAACAAATGTTAAAGAGCTGGAGCAGGAGTGGGATTGCTTGATTGAATTAATGAGATCCTGTGGGTATTTGCAAATGACGGGACCATTTGTGTCAAAGAGATTAGCGACGATGCTTTCTGAT GTGGAAATTGCTGAACCTCTGTCGGAAATTTGTATGGAGTTTCCTGATCTAGTCATTG GTGGCTATAGGGAATCGAGAAGCGGCCCTGTAGTCGTTACCTTCAAAGGGAAG GATAAAGCTAGAAGCAGTGCTGCTATAGCAGCATTACGTAAGAAGTTCCATCATGGCGCCTTTTCTGAAATCGACTGA
- the LOC121799028 gene encoding FAD synthase-like isoform X2 produces the protein MEIDRAIKECDDKRLKTKYNNAIYVIQRALALYSVEEVALSFNGGKDSTVLLHLLRAGYYLHMAGKNQSFGNHGDGETTLPIRTIYFESPTVFPEINSFTYETASIFRLQMDIVRSDFKSGLEALLKAKPIRAFFLGVRIGDPTAVGQEQFSPSSPGWPPFMRVNPILDWSYRDVWEFLLTCKVSYCSLYDQGYTSIGSIHNTVPNALLSLSKSTSSEDKFKPAYMLSDGRLERAGRAKSFISQPSSAAVKGFKNEDYFMKSMFTASVIALRFGTVEDPMRSILSRKLHSIGWAVSHVAVIRNDIDSVADEVERQKSMTDMVFIYGGFGPLPSDVTAAGVAKAFGVRMALEKEFEECLQNLIGEKCTVERNEMAKLPEGITELLHHENLSLPLIKCQNVIILNATNVKELEQEWDCLIELMRSCGYLQMTGPFVSKRLATMLSDVEIAEPLSEICMEFPDLVIGGYRESRSGPVVVTFKGKDKARSSAAIAALRKKFHHGAFSEID, from the exons ATGGAGATTGACAGAGCAATTAAAGAATGCGATGATAAAAGGTTGAAGACAAAGTACAACAATGCCATCTATGTTATCCAAAGGGCTCTTGCACTTTACTC TGTTGAAGAGGTTGCCTTAAGCTTCAATGGAGGGAAAGATTCAACT GTTTTGTTGCACCTTCTTAGGGCTGGCTATTATTTGCATATGGCTGGGAAGAATCAGTCCTTTGGGAATCATGGAGATGGTGAAACCACATTGCCAATAAGGACAATTTATTTTGAGAGCCCAACTGTTTTCCCTGAAATCAATTCATTCACTTATGAAACAGCTTCTAT TTTCAGATTGCAAATGGACATTGTCCGCTCAGATTTCAAATCTGGCCTGGAGGCTCTTTTAAAAGCTAAGCCCATTAGAGCTTTTTTTCTTGGTGTTCGAATTGGTGATCCGACTGCA GTAGGGCAAGAGCAGTTCTCCCCTAGCTCACCTGGTTGGCCACCATTCATGAGAGTGAATCCCATCTTGGATTGGTCTTACAG AGATGTTTGGGAATTTCTCTTGACTTGCAAGGTCTCGTACTGCAGTCTCTATGATCAAGG TTACACTTCAATTGGTAGCATTCATAACACAGTTCCTAATGCACTGTTGTCCCTGAGCAAATCCACCAGCAGTGAAGATAAATTTAAACCTGCTTATATGCTTTCTGATGGAAGATTGGAAAGAGCTGGGAGAGCTAAAAGTTTCATTTCTCAGCCATCGTCTGCTGCTGTTAAGGGCTTCAAAAATGAGGATTATTTCATGAAAAGCATGTTTACAGCCTCGGTCATTGCT CTCAGGTTTGGCACAGTTGAGGATCCAATGAGATCCATATTGTCCAGAAAGCTTCATTCCATAGGCTGGGCTGTTTCACATGTTGCTGTTATCAGAAATGAT ATTGATTCTGTTGCGGATGAAGTTGAGAGACAAAAGTCTATGACTGATATG GTTTTCATATATGGAGGTTTTGGTCCATTACCATCTGATGTTACTGCAGCTGGTGTCGCCAAGGCTTTCGGTGTCCGCATG GCCCTTGAAAAAGAATTTGAAGAATGCCTACAGAATCTTATAGGGGAAAAGTGCACAGTTGAGAGGAATGAG ATGGCTAAGTTGCCTGAAGGAATCACTGAGCTGTTGCATCATGAAAATCTGAGTTTGCCTTTG ATCAAGTGCCAAAATGTGATCATTCTTAATGCAACAAATGTTAAAGAGCTGGAGCAGGAGTGGGATTGCTTGATTGAATTAATGAGATCCTGTGGGTATTTGCAAATGACGGGACCATTTGTGTCAAAGAGATTAGCGACGATGCTTTCTGAT GTGGAAATTGCTGAACCTCTGTCGGAAATTTGTATGGAGTTTCCTGATCTAGTCATTG GTGGCTATAGGGAATCGAGAAGCGGCCCTGTAGTCGTTACCTTCAAAGGGAAG GATAAAGCTAGAAGCAGTGCTGCTATAGCAGCATTACGTAAGAAGTTCCATCATGGCGCCTTTTCTGAAATCGACTGA
- the LOC121799028 gene encoding FAD synthase-like isoform X3, whose protein sequence is MEIDRAIKECDDKRLKTKYNNAIYVIQRALALYSVEEVALSFNGGKDSTVLLHLLRAGYYLHMAGKNQSFGNHGDGETTLPIRTIYFESPTVFPEINSFTYETASIFRLQMDIVRSDFKSGLEALLKAKPIRAFFLGVRIGDPTAVGQEQFSPSSPGWPPFMRVNPILDWSYRDVWEFLLTCKVSYCSLYDQGYTSIGSIHNTVPNALLSLSKSTSSEDKFKPAYMLSDGRLERAGRAKSFISQPSSAAVKGFKNEDYFMKSMFTASVIAVGEEILFGTVEDPMRSILSRKLHSIGWAVSHVAVIRNDIDSVADEVERQKSMTDMVFIYGGFGPLPSDVTAAGVAKAFGVRMMAKLPEGITELLHHENLSLPLIKCQNVIILNATNVKELEQEWDCLIELMRSCGYLQMTGPFVSKRLATMLSDVEIAEPLSEICMEFPDLVIGGYRESRSGPVVVTFKGKDKARSSAAIAALRKKFHHGAFSEID, encoded by the exons ATGGAGATTGACAGAGCAATTAAAGAATGCGATGATAAAAGGTTGAAGACAAAGTACAACAATGCCATCTATGTTATCCAAAGGGCTCTTGCACTTTACTC TGTTGAAGAGGTTGCCTTAAGCTTCAATGGAGGGAAAGATTCAACT GTTTTGTTGCACCTTCTTAGGGCTGGCTATTATTTGCATATGGCTGGGAAGAATCAGTCCTTTGGGAATCATGGAGATGGTGAAACCACATTGCCAATAAGGACAATTTATTTTGAGAGCCCAACTGTTTTCCCTGAAATCAATTCATTCACTTATGAAACAGCTTCTAT TTTCAGATTGCAAATGGACATTGTCCGCTCAGATTTCAAATCTGGCCTGGAGGCTCTTTTAAAAGCTAAGCCCATTAGAGCTTTTTTTCTTGGTGTTCGAATTGGTGATCCGACTGCA GTAGGGCAAGAGCAGTTCTCCCCTAGCTCACCTGGTTGGCCACCATTCATGAGAGTGAATCCCATCTTGGATTGGTCTTACAG AGATGTTTGGGAATTTCTCTTGACTTGCAAGGTCTCGTACTGCAGTCTCTATGATCAAGG TTACACTTCAATTGGTAGCATTCATAACACAGTTCCTAATGCACTGTTGTCCCTGAGCAAATCCACCAGCAGTGAAGATAAATTTAAACCTGCTTATATGCTTTCTGATGGAAGATTGGAAAGAGCTGGGAGAGCTAAAAGTTTCATTTCTCAGCCATCGTCTGCTGCTGTTAAGGGCTTCAAAAATGAGGATTATTTCATGAAAAGCATGTTTACAGCCTCGGTCATTGCTGTGGGTGAAGAAATCCT GTTTGGCACAGTTGAGGATCCAATGAGATCCATATTGTCCAGAAAGCTTCATTCCATAGGCTGGGCTGTTTCACATGTTGCTGTTATCAGAAATGAT ATTGATTCTGTTGCGGATGAAGTTGAGAGACAAAAGTCTATGACTGATATG GTTTTCATATATGGAGGTTTTGGTCCATTACCATCTGATGTTACTGCAGCTGGTGTCGCCAAGGCTTTCGGTGTCCGCATG ATGGCTAAGTTGCCTGAAGGAATCACTGAGCTGTTGCATCATGAAAATCTGAGTTTGCCTTTG ATCAAGTGCCAAAATGTGATCATTCTTAATGCAACAAATGTTAAAGAGCTGGAGCAGGAGTGGGATTGCTTGATTGAATTAATGAGATCCTGTGGGTATTTGCAAATGACGGGACCATTTGTGTCAAAGAGATTAGCGACGATGCTTTCTGAT GTGGAAATTGCTGAACCTCTGTCGGAAATTTGTATGGAGTTTCCTGATCTAGTCATTG GTGGCTATAGGGAATCGAGAAGCGGCCCTGTAGTCGTTACCTTCAAAGGGAAG GATAAAGCTAGAAGCAGTGCTGCTATAGCAGCATTACGTAAGAAGTTCCATCATGGCGCCTTTTCTGAAATCGACTGA